A part of Aquaspirillum sp. LM1 genomic DNA contains:
- a CDS encoding exodeoxyribonuclease VII small subunit gives MAPTAPVAPASFEEAVSRLESLIREMESGELPLDASLAAYQQGTELIRFCQARLADAEQQLSVLENGELKPLSLEVADV, from the coding sequence ATGGCCCCTACTGCGCCTGTCGCCCCTGCCTCGTTTGAAGAAGCTGTCTCCCGCCTGGAAAGTCTGATCCGCGAGATGGAAAGTGGCGAACTGCCGCTGGATGCCTCGCTGGCCGCCTACCAGCAGGGCACCGAACTGATCCGTTTTTGCCAGGCCAGGCTGGCCGACGCCGAGCAGCAGCTCAGCGTGCTGGAAAACGGCGAACTGAAACCGTTGTCGCTGGAGGTGGCTGATGTCTGA
- a CDS encoding polyprenyl synthetase family protein, giving the protein MSDGEFIGWMSAIQQEMETLLAAQLPNPEHEPRALNAAMRYATLGGGKRVRALLVFAAGELVNAAPAALGRAAAAVEMIHAYSLVHDDLPCMDDDVLRRGKPTCHVAFDEATALLAGDALQTQAFAVLAADHGDLAPARQLAMLRLLSHASGALGMAGGQAIDLASVGQALTLPQLEFMHALKTGALIRAAVLLGALAGDALSDEAMARLDHFARTIGLAFQVVDDVLDCEADSATLGKTAGKDAAHDKPTYVSLLGLAEARRMAQGLREEAFAALVPFGASAERLRALADYIVVRSF; this is encoded by the coding sequence ATGTCTGATGGCGAATTTATCGGCTGGATGAGCGCCATCCAGCAAGAAATGGAAACCCTTCTGGCGGCGCAGCTGCCCAACCCGGAACACGAACCACGCGCGCTGAATGCCGCCATGCGCTACGCCACCCTGGGCGGTGGCAAGCGGGTGCGGGCGCTGCTGGTGTTTGCGGCTGGCGAACTGGTCAATGCCGCGCCAGCGGCGCTGGGCCGGGCGGCGGCGGCGGTGGAGATGATCCACGCCTATTCGCTGGTACACGACGACCTGCCGTGCATGGACGACGACGTGCTGCGCCGTGGCAAGCCCACCTGCCATGTGGCGTTTGACGAAGCGACTGCGCTGCTGGCCGGCGATGCGCTGCAAACCCAGGCATTTGCCGTGCTGGCCGCCGACCACGGCGACCTGGCTCCGGCCCGTCAGCTGGCCATGTTGCGCCTGCTCAGTCATGCCTCTGGCGCGCTGGGTATGGCCGGCGGCCAGGCCATCGACCTGGCCTCGGTGGGCCAGGCGCTGACGCTGCCGCAGCTGGAATTCATGCACGCGCTGAAAACCGGCGCGCTGATCCGCGCCGCCGTGCTGCTGGGCGCGCTGGCCGGCGATGCACTGAGCGACGAGGCCATGGCCCGGCTCGACCACTTTGCCCGCACCATCGGCCTGGCTTTCCAGGTGGTGGACGACGTACTCGACTGCGAAGCCGACAGCGCCACGCTGGGCAAAACCGCCGGCAAGGACGCCGCCCACGACAAACCCACCTACGTCAGCCTGCTGGGTCTGGCTGAAGCCCGGCGCATGGCGCAGGGTCTGCGCGAGGAAGCCTTTGCCGCGCTGGTGCCGTTTGGTGCATCTGCGGAACGTCTGCGCGCGCTGGCTGACTATATTGTTGTCCGTTCTTTTTGA
- the dxs gene encoding 1-deoxy-D-xylulose-5-phosphate synthase codes for MTTAARYPLLDTIDLPADLRRLDRRQLPQLARELREFLVESVSKTGGHFASNLGCIELTVALHYVFDTPHDRLVWDVGHQTYPHKILTGRRARMDTMRMKDGLAGFPKREESEYDTFGVGHSSTSIGAALGMAAAARTQGQARKVVAVIGDGAMTAGMAFEALNNAGAMDTDLLVILNDNDMSISPNVGALNHYLTKLMSGRFYAAVKEGSSKVLGMAPPVHALVKRAEEHVKGMITPGALFEEFGFNYLGPIDGHDLDTLVETLGNVRKLKGPQFLHVVTKKGQGYKLAEKDPIAYHGVSRFSPENGLAGGKSGGKPSYTQVFGDWLCDMAKQDSRLVGITPAMREGSGMVRFAGEYADRYFDVGIAEQHAVTFAAGLACEGIKPVVAIYSTFLQRAYDQLIHDVALQNLPVVFAIDRAGLVGADGPTHAGAFDLSFLRCIPNMVVMAPSDENECRQMLYTAFTLDAPTAVRYPRGTGPGAHIQSEMTALPVGQGHIRRQGDGGVAFLAFGSMVTPAMAAAEALNATVADMRFVKPLDEALVRQLAASHRLLVTVEENVIQGGAGSAVLEALSAAGLDNTPCLQLGLPDSYVEHGDPALLLADCGLDAAGLEASVRARLAVQADA; via the coding sequence ATGACCACTGCCGCACGCTATCCCCTGCTCGACACCATCGACCTGCCTGCCGACCTGCGCCGGCTCGACCGCCGCCAGCTGCCACAACTGGCGCGCGAGCTGCGCGAGTTTCTGGTGGAGTCGGTCAGCAAGACCGGTGGCCACTTCGCTTCCAACCTGGGCTGCATCGAGCTGACCGTGGCGCTGCACTATGTGTTCGACACCCCGCACGACCGGCTGGTATGGGACGTGGGCCACCAGACCTACCCGCATAAAATCCTGACGGGCCGGCGCGCGCGCATGGACACCATGCGCATGAAAGACGGCCTGGCCGGCTTTCCCAAGCGCGAAGAATCCGAATACGACACCTTTGGCGTCGGCCATTCGTCCACCTCAATTGGCGCGGCGCTGGGCATGGCTGCCGCCGCCCGCACCCAGGGCCAGGCGCGCAAGGTGGTGGCGGTGATTGGCGACGGCGCGATGACCGCCGGCATGGCCTTCGAGGCGCTGAACAACGCCGGCGCGATGGACACCGACCTGCTGGTGATCCTCAACGACAACGATATGTCGATCTCGCCCAATGTCGGCGCGCTCAACCACTACCTGACCAAGCTGATGTCCGGACGCTTTTACGCCGCAGTCAAAGAAGGCTCCAGCAAGGTGCTGGGCATGGCCCCGCCGGTGCATGCGCTGGTCAAACGCGCCGAAGAACACGTCAAGGGCATGATCACCCCCGGCGCGCTGTTTGAAGAATTTGGCTTTAACTATCTTGGCCCGATCGACGGCCACGACCTGGACACCCTGGTGGAAACCCTGGGCAATGTGCGCAAGCTCAAGGGCCCGCAGTTCCTGCATGTGGTCACCAAAAAGGGCCAGGGTTACAAGCTGGCAGAAAAAGACCCGATTGCTTATCACGGCGTGTCGCGCTTCAGCCCGGAAAACGGCCTGGCCGGCGGCAAGAGCGGCGGGAAGCCCAGCTACACCCAGGTGTTTGGCGACTGGCTGTGCGACATGGCCAAGCAGGATAGCCGGCTGGTGGGCATTACCCCGGCCATGCGCGAAGGCTCGGGCATGGTGCGCTTTGCCGGCGAATATGCCGACCGCTATTTTGACGTGGGCATTGCCGAGCAGCACGCCGTGACGTTTGCCGCCGGGCTGGCCTGTGAAGGCATCAAGCCGGTGGTGGCGATTTATTCCACCTTTTTGCAACGCGCTTACGATCAGCTGATTCACGATGTAGCGCTGCAAAACCTGCCGGTGGTGTTCGCCATCGACCGTGCCGGCTTGGTCGGTGCCGACGGCCCCACCCACGCTGGCGCGTTTGATCTGTCCTTCCTGCGCTGCATCCCCAATATGGTGGTGATGGCGCCGTCGGACGAAAACGAATGCCGGCAAATGCTGTACACCGCCTTCACCCTGGACGCGCCCACGGCGGTGCGCTATCCGCGCGGCACCGGCCCCGGCGCGCATATCCAGAGCGAGATGACCGCGCTGCCGGTTGGCCAGGGCCATATCCGCCGCCAGGGCGACGGCGGCGTGGCATTTCTGGCCTTTGGCAGCATGGTCACTCCGGCCATGGCCGCTGCCGAGGCGCTGAATGCCACGGTGGCCGACATGCGCTTTGTCAAACCGCTGGACGAAGCGCTGGTGCGCCAGCTGGCCGCCAGCCATCGTCTGCTGGTTACCGTAGAAGAAAACGTCATCCAGGGCGGGGCGGGCAGCGCCGTGCTGGAAGCACTGAGCGCCGCCGGCCTGGACAACACCCCCTGTCTGCAACTGGGCCTGCCCGACAGCTATGTCGAGCACGGCGACCCGGCGCTGCTGCTGGCCGACTGCGGGCTGGACGCCGCCGGGCTGGAAGCCAGCGTGCGGGCGCGCCTGGCCGTCCAGGCGGACGCCTGA
- a CDS encoding MgtC/SapB family protein — MGDWLGQVFQLQGTGYAALPQFLTSLGIGLLLGIERERKQDPRAGVRTFALACLFGTLSGHIASLAAWPLLPVVGLAGVVALALAAYWHPAHCASPPDSTTQIALLLAYCLGLLVQAGPAELAVALAIIATLLLYLKPELSGLSQKLTRPDILAVLQFGAVSAIILPILPNRAFGPYQAINPYEIWLMVVLISGVSLTGYVAVRLFGEKVGGPLLGLLGGMVSSTATSMSFARQVRDDAKALHLSATVIQLANLVVFVRLAILAGLLAPLALPAVLPLLGSALAGGLLATGLGHLRHGSGNGSQDGDDDGFTPHNPVEMRTALVFGGLYAVVTLAAAALMHQFGSSGLYGVALVSGVTDVDPISLSAFNQFADGHLSAGQVAATLALALLTNSLFKFGMVASLGGKALMWRTAPMFASSLGAMLLCWGWLAQRG, encoded by the coding sequence ATGGGCGACTGGCTCGGGCAGGTTTTTCAGCTGCAAGGCACCGGCTATGCCGCGCTGCCGCAGTTTCTCACCAGCCTGGGCATTGGCCTGCTGCTGGGGATAGAGCGCGAACGCAAGCAGGACCCACGCGCCGGGGTGCGCACCTTTGCCCTGGCCTGCCTGTTTGGCACGCTCAGCGGGCATATTGCCAGCCTGGCGGCATGGCCGCTGCTGCCGGTGGTGGGCCTGGCAGGGGTGGTGGCGCTGGCACTGGCGGCATACTGGCACCCGGCCCACTGTGCCAGCCCGCCGGATTCCACCACACAAATTGCCCTGCTGCTGGCCTACTGTCTGGGCCTTCTGGTGCAGGCCGGCCCGGCGGAGCTGGCGGTGGCGCTGGCCATCATCGCCACCCTGCTGCTTTACCTGAAACCAGAGCTGTCTGGCCTGAGCCAGAAGCTCACCCGCCCGGATATCCTGGCCGTACTGCAGTTTGGCGCGGTGTCGGCCATTATTTTGCCCATTCTGCCCAATCGGGCTTTTGGCCCGTATCAGGCGATTAACCCATATGAAATCTGGCTGATGGTGGTGCTGATTTCCGGGGTCAGCCTGACTGGCTATGTGGCGGTGCGCCTGTTTGGAGAAAAAGTGGGCGGCCCATTGCTGGGCCTGCTGGGTGGCATGGTGTCGTCCACCGCCACCAGCATGAGCTTTGCCCGCCAGGTGCGCGACGACGCCAAGGCGCTGCATTTGTCTGCCACGGTGATTCAGCTGGCCAATCTGGTGGTGTTTGTCCGGCTGGCGATTCTGGCCGGGCTGCTGGCCCCGCTGGCGCTGCCGGCGGTGTTGCCGCTGCTGGGCAGCGCCCTGGCTGGCGGGCTGCTGGCCACCGGGCTGGGCCATTTGCGCCATGGCTCGGGCAATGGCAGCCAGGACGGCGACGACGACGGCTTTACCCCGCACAATCCGGTGGAAATGCGCACCGCGCTGGTGTTTGGCGGCCTGTATGCGGTGGTCACGCTGGCCGCAGCAGCGCTGATGCACCAGTTTGGCTCCAGCGGCCTGTACGGCGTGGCGCTGGTGTCCGGGGTAACGGATGTTGATCCGATTTCATTGTCGGCGTTCAATCAGTTTGCCGATGGCCATCTAAGCGCCGGCCAGGTGGCCGCCACGCTGGCGCTGGCCTTGCTGACCAACAGCCTGTTCAAGTTTGGCATGGTGGCCAGCCTGGGCGGCAAGGCGCTGATGTGGCGCACCGCGCCGATGTTTGCCAGCTCGCTGGGGGCGATGTTGCTGTGCTGGGGCTGGCTGGCACAGCGGGGGTGA
- the radA gene encoding DNA repair protein RadA, whose translation MAKAKTIYVCSECGGISPKWQGQCPHCTSWNTLSETVQAPPAPPGNSRFQALAVTSEVQVLAEVQAEEVPREPSGIDELDRVLGGGLVHGAVILIGGDPGIGKSTLLLQTLASVGARRKVLYVTGEESAQQVALRASRLAVDAGRVRLLAEIRLEQVLATLQGDRPDVVVIDSIQTVYTDMLNSAPGSVAQVRECAAQLTRVAKQTGVTMILVGHVTKEGALAGPRVLEHIVDTVLYFEGDSHSSFRMIRAIKNRFGAVNELGVFAMTERGLKGVSNPSAIFLSSHRDEVPGSSVLVTMEGTRPLLVEIQALVDESHGQPRRLSVGLEQNRLAMLLAVLHRHAGVACFDQDVFINAVGGVRIGEPAADLAVLLAIVSSLRNRPLPDKLVVFGEVGLAGEVRPVAHGQERLKEAAKLGFKRAIVPLANAPRQALDGLEVITVERLEQAVEYCRSGG comes from the coding sequence ATGGCCAAAGCCAAAACCATTTATGTGTGCAGCGAATGCGGCGGCATCAGCCCAAAGTGGCAGGGTCAGTGCCCACACTGCACCAGCTGGAACACCCTGAGCGAAACCGTGCAGGCCCCGCCGGCACCACCGGGCAACAGCCGCTTTCAGGCGCTGGCGGTGACCAGCGAAGTGCAGGTGCTGGCCGAGGTACAGGCCGAGGAAGTGCCGCGCGAGCCATCCGGCATCGACGAACTCGACCGCGTGCTGGGCGGCGGGCTGGTGCATGGCGCGGTGATCCTGATTGGCGGCGATCCTGGCATTGGCAAATCCACCCTGCTGCTGCAAACCCTGGCCAGCGTGGGCGCGCGGCGCAAGGTGCTGTATGTCACCGGTGAAGAATCTGCCCAGCAGGTGGCACTACGCGCCTCGCGGCTGGCGGTGGACGCTGGTCGGGTACGCCTCTTGGCGGAAATCCGTCTGGAGCAGGTGCTGGCCACCTTGCAGGGCGACCGCCCCGATGTGGTGGTGATTGACTCGATCCAGACCGTGTACACCGATATGCTCAACTCGGCACCCGGCTCGGTGGCGCAGGTGCGCGAATGCGCCGCCCAGCTGACCCGGGTGGCCAAGCAGACCGGGGTGACCATGATCCTGGTGGGGCATGTCACCAAGGAAGGCGCGCTGGCCGGGCCGCGCGTGCTGGAGCATATTGTCGATACCGTGCTGTATTTCGAGGGTGACAGCCATTCCAGCTTCCGCATGATCCGCGCCATCAAAAACCGCTTTGGCGCGGTCAACGAACTGGGTGTGTTTGCCATGACCGAGCGCGGGCTGAAAGGCGTGTCCAACCCCTCGGCCATCTTTTTGTCCAGCCACCGTGACGAAGTGCCCGGCTCCAGCGTGCTGGTAACCATGGAAGGCACCCGCCCGCTGCTGGTGGAAATTCAGGCACTGGTGGACGAATCACACGGCCAGCCGCGCCGGCTGTCGGTGGGGCTGGAGCAAAACCGGCTGGCCATGCTGCTGGCGGTGCTGCATCGCCACGCCGGGGTGGCGTGTTTTGATCAGGATGTGTTCATCAACGCGGTGGGCGGCGTGCGCATTGGCGAGCCGGCAGCCGATCTGGCCGTGCTGCTGGCCATTGTGTCGTCGCTGCGCAATCGGCCCTTGCCGGACAAGCTGGTGGTGTTTGGCGAGGTGGGCCTGGCCGGTGAGGTGCGCCCGGTGGCGCACGGCCAGGAGCGGCTGAAAGAAGCCGCCAAGCTGGGTTTCAAGCGGGCGATTGTGCCGCTGGCCAACGCGCCGCGTCAGGCGCTGGACGGCCTGGAGGTGATTACCGTGGAGCGGCTGGAGCAGGCGGTGGAATATTGTCGCTCGGGCGGATAA
- a CDS encoding alpha/beta fold hydrolase, producing the protein MYTPHLVSRSEILSIRGHAYHVRHWGRDDAPKLWMLHGWMDASPTFQFVVDAFSRDWHVLAPDWRGFGLSAWNAGSYYFPDYLADLDALLAHYCPQAPVRLVGHSMGGMVAMMYAGIRPERVSRLVSIDGFGLLDLTPDLAPQRYAQWLQECAQPPGFAPVADPEHFASRLIRRNPHLTLDRARFLTEHLTALDANGVRRHLADPRHKMVNPVLYRLEEAKACWRAIRCPVQWIIGGGASDHPLTGKIKASLAERAACFADLEQLTVYDSGHMVQQEQPEQVAQAIERFMAPTRCADPVAAHARSEN; encoded by the coding sequence ATGTATACCCCTCATCTTGTATCGCGCTCGGAAATCCTGTCCATCCGTGGCCACGCCTACCATGTGCGCCACTGGGGCCGGGACGATGCGCCCAAACTCTGGATGCTGCACGGCTGGATGGATGCTTCGCCCACCTTCCAGTTTGTGGTGGACGCCTTCAGCCGCGACTGGCATGTGCTGGCCCCGGACTGGCGCGGCTTTGGCCTGAGCGCCTGGAATGCCGGCAGCTATTATTTTCCTGACTACCTGGCCGACCTGGATGCGCTGCTGGCGCACTACTGCCCGCAGGCCCCGGTCCGGCTGGTGGGGCACAGCATGGGCGGCATGGTGGCGATGATGTACGCCGGCATTCGCCCGGAGCGGGTCAGCCGGCTGGTGTCGATTGACGGCTTTGGCCTGCTTGACCTCACCCCGGATCTGGCCCCGCAGCGCTACGCGCAATGGCTGCAGGAATGCGCCCAGCCGCCCGGCTTTGCCCCGGTGGCCGACCCGGAACACTTTGCCAGCCGGCTGATTCGCCGTAACCCGCATCTGACCCTCGACCGGGCGCGCTTTCTCACCGAGCACCTGACTGCGCTGGACGCCAACGGCGTGCGCCGCCATCTGGCCGACCCCCGGCACAAGATGGTCAACCCGGTGCTGTACCGGCTGGAAGAAGCCAAGGCATGCTGGCGGGCCATTCGCTGCCCGGTGCAATGGATTATCGGCGGCGGGGCCAGCGATCACCCGCTGACCGGCAAGATCAAGGCCAGCCTGGCCGAACGCGCCGCCTGTTTTGCCGACCTGGAGCAACTGACGGTGTACGATTCCGGGCATATGGTCCAGCAGGAACAACCGGAACAGGTGGCGCAGGCGATTGAGCGCTTTATGGCCCCCACCCGCTGCGCCGACCCCGTCGCAGCGCACGCCAGAAGTGAGAACTGA
- a CDS encoding 23S rRNA (adenine(2030)-N(6))-methyltransferase RlmJ — MLSYRHAFHAGNHADVLKHWVQILLLTHLGHKDKPYWYIDTHAGAGAYALDSGYASKNAEFDTGIGRLWTRDDLPATLAEYVALVRQFNPDGALRAYPGSPMVAQRCLRPSDRMRLFELHSTDHGLLAGNFADAHRQVRVEHTDGFEGIKAVLPPPPRRALVLIDPPYEDKRDYARVVTSLKEALKRFATGCYAVWYPQLQRLESRDLPEKLKLLGVDWLHVSLSVQRPSDNGFGMHGSGMFVLNPPWTLPDTLNTALPYLVEVLGQDRGARYTLEWEIR; from the coding sequence ATGCTCAGTTATCGTCATGCCTTTCATGCCGGCAATCACGCCGATGTCCTCAAGCACTGGGTGCAAATCCTGCTGCTGACGCACCTGGGCCACAAAGACAAGCCCTACTGGTATATCGACACCCACGCCGGTGCCGGCGCGTATGCGCTGGACAGTGGCTACGCCAGCAAGAACGCCGAGTTCGACACCGGTATTGGCCGCCTGTGGACGCGCGATGACCTGCCGGCCACGCTGGCCGAATACGTGGCGCTGGTGCGCCAGTTCAATCCGGATGGCGCGCTGCGCGCCTACCCCGGCTCACCAATGGTGGCGCAGCGCTGCCTGCGTCCCAGCGACCGCATGCGCCTGTTTGAACTGCACAGCACCGACCACGGCCTGCTGGCCGGCAACTTTGCCGACGCCCATCGTCAGGTGCGGGTGGAACACACCGACGGCTTTGAAGGCATCAAGGCCGTGCTGCCGCCGCCGCCGCGCCGGGCGCTGGTGCTGATCGACCCCCCCTATGAAGACAAACGCGACTACGCCCGCGTGGTGACCAGCCTGAAAGAAGCGCTCAAACGCTTTGCCACCGGCTGCTACGCGGTGTGGTATCCGCAACTGCAACGGCTGGAATCGCGCGATTTGCCGGAAAAACTCAAGCTGCTCGGGGTGGACTGGCTGCATGTCAGCCTGTCGGTGCAACGCCCCTCGGACAACGGCTTTGGCATGCACGGCAGTGGCATGTTTGTGCTCAACCCGCCCTGGACCCTGCCCGACACGCTGAACACCGCCCTGCCTTATCTGGTTGAGGTGCTGGGCCAGGATCGCGGCGCGCGGTATACGCTGGAGTGGGAGATCCGCTAA
- a CDS encoding MATE family efflux transporter, giving the protein MFFSSPSRRAAVRAETHALLALALPIMIAQLAYTATGFVDTVMSGRLGADALAAVSIGSAIMITVYITLSGVVTALNPLVAHQIGAGQHAQVGGQVRQGLWTALACGLLGTGVMLAAGEWVARGMQLEPAVAQAAQGYLIGAALGMPAALVYRALHAYSSAVGQARPIMVISLVALALNIPLNYILMYGKLGLPALGGAGSGWATGLVFWFSSLALAGWVRWRPAYQRYAVWQRWDWPHGAAQRAILKLGVPIALSYFVEVSAFTSVALLIAKLGAKTVASHQVVINFTSLLYMIPQSLGAALSVRVGHAVGAGNYVAARFNSQIGLWLGCAVALLASLTVFGLRDSVAGMYSTDASVVAMAASLLAFAAVFQLADAMQTIASGALRGYKLTTVPMIIHTVSFWGIGLGLGIWLGLSEGPLPGGWQRPLGAYGFWAALTLSILLAAILLLALLRHESRRRLPCPRPKA; this is encoded by the coding sequence ATGTTCTTCTCTTCCCCATCACGCCGCGCTGCGGTGCGGGCCGAAACCCACGCCCTGCTGGCGCTGGCCTTGCCAATCATGATTGCCCAGCTGGCGTACACCGCCACCGGCTTTGTTGATACGGTGATGTCGGGCCGGCTGGGGGCCGACGCGCTGGCAGCGGTGTCGATTGGCTCGGCCATCATGATCACCGTGTATATCACCCTCAGCGGCGTGGTCACCGCGCTCAACCCGCTGGTGGCCCATCAGATAGGTGCCGGTCAGCACGCCCAGGTGGGCGGCCAGGTGCGCCAGGGGCTGTGGACGGCGCTGGCGTGCGGCCTGCTGGGCACCGGGGTGATGCTGGCCGCAGGCGAATGGGTGGCGCGCGGCATGCAGCTGGAGCCCGCCGTGGCCCAGGCCGCGCAAGGCTATTTGATTGGCGCGGCACTGGGCATGCCGGCGGCGCTGGTGTACCGGGCACTGCACGCCTATTCATCCGCCGTGGGCCAGGCCCGCCCGATCATGGTCATCAGCCTGGTGGCGCTGGCGCTGAACATCCCGCTCAACTACATCCTGATGTACGGCAAGCTTGGCCTGCCGGCACTGGGCGGGGCGGGCAGCGGCTGGGCCACTGGCCTGGTGTTCTGGTTCAGCTCCCTGGCGCTGGCCGGCTGGGTACGCTGGCGGCCCGCCTACCAGCGCTATGCTGTGTGGCAGCGCTGGGACTGGCCGCACGGCGCGGCGCAGCGCGCCATTCTCAAGCTGGGCGTGCCGATTGCCCTGTCGTATTTTGTTGAAGTCAGCGCGTTTACCTCGGTGGCGCTGCTGATTGCCAAGCTGGGTGCCAAAACCGTGGCCAGCCATCAGGTGGTGATCAACTTCACCAGCCTGCTGTACATGATTCCGCAAAGCCTGGGCGCGGCGTTGTCGGTGCGCGTGGGCCACGCCGTTGGCGCAGGCAACTATGTCGCCGCCCGCTTCAACAGCCAGATTGGCCTGTGGCTGGGTTGTGCGGTGGCATTGCTGGCATCGCTGACGGTGTTCGGCCTGCGCGACAGCGTTGCCGGCATGTACAGCACCGACGCCAGCGTGGTGGCCATGGCCGCCAGCCTGCTGGCGTTTGCTGCCGTGTTCCAGCTGGCCGACGCCATGCAGACCATCGCCTCCGGCGCGTTGCGCGGCTACAAGCTGACCACCGTGCCGATGATAATCCACACCGTATCGTTCTGGGGCATTGGCCTGGGCTTGGGCATCTGGCTGGGCCTGAGCGAAGGCCCGCTGCCCGGCGGCTGGCAGCGCCCGCTGGGCGCGTATGGTTTCTGGGCGGCGCTGACCCTGAGCATTCTGCTGGCCGCCATCCTGCTGCTGGCGCTGCTGCGCCACGAAAGCCGTCGCCGCCTGCCCTGCCCCCGACCGAAAGCCTGA
- the murB gene encoding UDP-N-acetylmuramate dehydrogenase: MTGFFHEHVALTALNTLGIVAHARRLAVLRDEAQLPTLLADGDFCHGPRLILGGGSNLLITQPEVNASVLQLATQGIQLVADDGHHVLIDVAGGEPWHRTVRHTLEQGWYGLENLSLIPGTVGASPIQNIGAYGVEVQDRLHSLRALSLPEGKMHVFSRDDCQFGYRDSLFKQQAGRWLVLSVRLSLSRQPGALTLYGDIRQALEQDGIAQPTPLDVSNAVMRIRQAKLPDPATLGNAGSFFKNPVVDAQHAARLLADHPDLPHYPQADGQVKLAAGWLIDRAGWKGRRLGPAGVHDRQALVLVNHGGATGADILALASAIQAAVWAHYAVTLEREPVTV; the protein is encoded by the coding sequence ATGACCGGATTTTTTCATGAGCATGTGGCGCTGACCGCGCTCAACACCTTGGGCATTGTCGCCCACGCCCGCCGGCTGGCGGTGCTGCGCGACGAAGCCCAGCTGCCCACCCTGCTGGCCGATGGCGACTTCTGCCACGGCCCCCGGCTGATCCTGGGCGGCGGCAGCAATCTGCTGATCACCCAGCCCGAGGTGAACGCCAGCGTGCTGCAACTGGCCACCCAGGGCATTCAGCTGGTTGCCGATGACGGCCATCACGTGCTGATCGACGTGGCCGGCGGCGAGCCCTGGCACCGCACCGTGCGCCACACCCTGGAACAGGGCTGGTATGGCCTGGAAAACCTGTCGCTGATTCCTGGCACGGTGGGTGCCAGCCCAATCCAGAACATCGGCGCTTACGGCGTGGAAGTGCAAGACCGCCTGCATTCACTGCGCGCGCTGTCGCTGCCGGAGGGCAAGATGCATGTGTTCAGCCGCGACGACTGCCAGTTTGGCTACCGCGACAGCCTGTTCAAGCAGCAAGCCGGACGCTGGCTGGTGCTGAGCGTGCGCCTGAGCCTGAGCCGCCAGCCCGGCGCGCTGACCCTGTACGGCGATATCCGCCAGGCGCTGGAGCAGGACGGCATTGCCCAGCCCACCCCGCTGGATGTGTCCAATGCGGTGATGCGCATCCGCCAGGCCAAACTGCCCGACCCAGCTACCCTGGGCAACGCCGGCAGCTTTTTCAAAAACCCGGTGGTGGATGCCCAGCACGCCGCCCGCCTGCTGGCCGACCACCCCGACCTGCCGCACTACCCGCAGGCTGATGGCCAGGTCAAACTGGCCGCCGGCTGGCTGATTGACCGCGCCGGCTGGAAAGGCCGCCGCCTGGGCCCTGCCGGGGTACACGACCGTCAGGCACTGGTGCTGGTCAACCATGGCGGTGCCACCGGGGCGGATATCCTGGCACTGGCCAGCGCAATACAAGCGGCGGTGTGGGCACATTATGCGGTGACGCTGGAACGGGAGCCGGTGACGGTGTAG
- a CDS encoding RNA ligase family protein, which yields MPDFFRFPHIPHLTWLGAGSPRDDKVLSAAQAQALLAGEVVVEEKLDGANLGFSLALDGELRAQNRGQYLADPHAGQFARLPAWLALHGLALQGVLMPDLILFGEWCAARHSLDYPALPDWFLLFDVYDRAAGRFWSVPRRNALATTAGLVTTPQRAHGQTTLAALRQLLDQPSRYRPGPLEGVVVRQESALWCEARAKLVRPDFTQAIDAHWQRRAIEWNRVDFARSG from the coding sequence ATGCCCGACTTCTTCCGCTTCCCCCACATCCCTCATCTGACCTGGCTGGGCGCGGGTTCGCCGCGCGATGACAAAGTGCTGTCCGCCGCGCAAGCCCAAGCTTTGCTGGCGGGCGAGGTAGTGGTGGAAGAAAAACTGGATGGTGCCAATCTGGGGTTTTCCTTGGCACTGGACGGCGAGTTGCGCGCGCAAAACCGGGGGCAGTATCTGGCTGACCCGCATGCCGGACAGTTTGCCCGCTTGCCGGCCTGGCTGGCCTTGCATGGCCTGGCACTGCAGGGGGTGCTGATGCCAGATTTGATCCTGTTTGGCGAGTGGTGCGCCGCCCGGCATTCACTGGATTATCCGGCCTTGCCAGACTGGTTTTTGCTGTTTGATGTCTACGACCGCGCCGCTGGCCGTTTTTGGAGTGTGCCGCGACGCAATGCATTGGCCACGACGGCTGGGCTGGTGACCACGCCACAGCGGGCGCATGGCCAGACCACGCTGGCGGCCTTGCGGCAATTGTTGGATCAGCCCAGCCGTTATCGGCCAGGGCCGCTGGAAGGCGTGGTGGTGCGCCAGGAGTCCGCCTTGTGGTGCGAGGCGCGCGCCAAGCTGGTGCGCCCGGACTTCACTCAGGCGATTGACGCACATTGGCAGCGGCGGGCAATTGAATGGAATCGCGTGGATTTTGCCCGTTCAGGGTAA